The region GCTTAATATTTACAAAATTAGCATATAACTAAAGTCAATTACATCCTCATTATTTCTCCCTAAATCCAATTCCTTGTTTAATTCAAGCATAGAAATTAACAAAATAATAACACATTCTTAACCTTGTAAGCATAGACTAGAACAAGGTAGGTGATATTATTATGCGAAGAATTAGAAGTTCTAAAATATGCCCCATACTAAGTGCAAAACTATCTTCTCAAGCTCTAGAAGTATTACCGGTAATTGTACAAAGTAATAATAATGACTTTAACCTTTTAAATAGTTTGATACAAAATATGTCTGGAAAAATCAAAAATGATCTTCCACTAATTGGAGGCATATCATGTAATTTGAGCACAGAGGCAATATATAGACTTGCAGAAGACCCAAATATAGAATATATAAGCTTTGATTCACAGGTATTTGCCCTGATGGACATCGGCACTGCTACTATAGGAGGCAACTTACCTCATGATAAAAACTACCTTGGAGAAGGGATCACCGTTGCAGTAATAGATACTGGAGTAAGCCCTCACAATGACTTAACGAAACCAAATGATAGAATTGTAGGATTTAAAGACTTGGTAAACAACAAGACCTCTCCCTATGATGATAACGGACACGGTACTCATGTAGCCGGTATAGTAGGTAGTAATGGATATTCTTCTAGAGGAAAATATGCTGGAGTTGCTCCAAAGGCTAATATATTGGCTGTAAAAGCCCTTGATGAAAACGGTAGTGGTAGTACATCAAATATAGTTAAAGCTATATCTTGGGTTATTGAAACTAAATCCCAATACAATACTAAGGTTATTAACCTTTCATTAGGTAGCCCTGCTAACAACCCTTGTTCAAAGGATCCTCTTTGCAAGGCTGTATCAAAAGCTGTAAACAGTGGAATAGTTGTTGTAGTAGCAGCAGGAAATAGTGGTCCATTAGCAAGCTCTATACTTTCCCCAGGCATTAATCCTGATGTCATAACAGTAGGAGCTGTTGATGATAAGAGAACTATTGATACTAGTGATGATACTATAGCTTCTTTTTCCAGTAGAGGCCCAACTATTGATGGACTTACTAAACCTGATTTGGTATCTCCAGGTGTAAATATCATGTCCTTGTCAAATAAAAAAGCTGATGACTATGTGTCACTAAGTGGAACATCTATGGCTACACCTTTTGTGTCAGGTAGTGTTGCACTGATGCTTGAAAAAGACAAAAACTTATCCCCTAAAGAAGTTAAAAGAAAACTATTGGATTCATGCACTGATATGAAAGAATCTAAAGAAAGCCAAGGTGTTGGAATGATAAATCTAGAGAAGCTTTTCAAAGATGTACCTAGTGGAGAAAAGGGGAAAAACGAGTTAAATCAAGATATATCACAATTTTTCAATAGTCCAATTGTGGAGACATTTTTAGTATTGTTATTTGTAATGTTATTGTTGGAGAATAATTGAATGAGTGAGTAGCTGAGTCAGGGGACGGTCCCCTGACTCAGTATTAACTCTCCATCCGATAAATTGTATAAATACTGTAATATTAATAATCTTATCATCAATTCAGGATTTTTTACAGCCCTTTTCAATAAACTGAACTCCATCTAATGATAAGGTTTTTTCTGCATCTAGAAAAAAGAAAATTGGTACTGGACAATTAGCATTTATGCCTCGTTCTCTAATACTTTCTGGTTTATGTCCTTCATTATGAAATTGGGTAGGAGTTTTAGGGCGCATGTATAATCTTGCATATCTTAATACCGTTTCATCTGTAATCTCTATCACACTTGCACTAGCATTATCAGAAACCATAAGATTTTCATCATAAGCTAATTTCCTGCCAAAGATATATTCTTTATCAATGATACTTACTGCATTATGAACATCTGTGAAATGATATAAATATAGTGGCCACCAATTAATGCTTCTATTTAATTTCAGTCTCTGTTCCTCAATTATTTGTCTGTAACTTACCATTAATTCTCACCGTCCCATGAACTTATATACTGATAGCCATTGCTAGTTTCAATAGATTCGGTATCATTATTCATTATTATAATGGGTTGAACATAATCAAGACGTTTTAGTATATCTAGCATTATTGGCCCATAACTTGTAAATCTTTCAGGTAGCCTATCTATCTCAATAACACCTACATTACGAATATAATACCAAAAATCACATAAGTCCTCCTCTGGTATTACAATTTCATCACCATTAATTAAATGAATACCATCTTCCTTCCAGGATATATGTTTTAGTAAGCTATCATTTATGAAAAGTTCACTATTTTCATTAATAGCATGTTGTAATTCTTCTTTTATAAAAGTAAATCCTATTGAATTAGTATTCTTTCTTAACCATTTCTCAATTTCTAATGTTTTTTTATGCTCTGGTATTGATTCTTTATAATTATCTAAATATATATATATATGAATTGGGAGGTTTTTTAAATATTTTTCCATTATTGGCCCAACTTCATTCCAATCTAAACCACCATTTCCACATCCTAGTTTAGGAAATGCAATAGACTCAATTCCCAACTTCTCATAAGATTGTACAAATTTTTCTAATCCCTTCTCTATATATGTAATTTTGGAAGGTGAACGCCAATGCTTTTTTGTTGGAAATAGTAAAACCCACTTTTCTCCTCTTTTCCATAATAAAAGTTTTCCTATATCAAAAGATTTGTCATCACATTTCTTTTGATATAGTTTAAACATTTCTGGATATCTTTTTTTAAATTCCAAGGCAATACCTTTACCCATAACACCTACAGTATTCACTGTATTAACTAATACTTGCGCTGGGCTGCTGAACAAGTCACCCTTTATATATGTCAGCATCTACCTTCCTCCTTATTTAATATACTTATAAATAATAATTTAGTATTAATATTATTATATCTAATATAATGATATATAACAACTTAAGCCCTTGCTATATAACGATTCCTTACACGAGAAGAAATATATGAAACAGTATAAGTAGCTATATTAAAAAAGATAAAAGTGAGTCAGAGGACCGTGACTCACTTTGACAATATTTCCATGAGGACTATCTCCTCTTCCTCTATGGTTAATACCATTAGTGTTTGTATATTTACTTTATTATCTACATTATAACCTATGGCAGTGGTAAGACTTACTTGTATACAAAATCAATTAATATTACCTCCTTCCCTTCTTCAGATAGTGCATACCCTAGGTTCAATGCTGTAGTTGTTTTTCTACCTCCTTTTTGGGTAATAAAAAAGAGCCCATTAAATTTGAGCTCCATAATATTGGATAATCCTTAGCTTATTAATTTATGTTTATAATTCTTTTTAAGTTTTAATTATTTTCATCGTTATCTCTAACAGATACAATCATTTTTTCTAAATCTATTATTGTGCCTATATGTTTCATAAAGTCCATTCCTATTATTCCATTTATTTCAAACCCATAATCCATAACCCCAATTTCAATATTGAAATTTTCTATTGTTAAAATTCCAAATCTTATTTTATCAATTTCTTTCTTATATACAAATTCTATTCCGCCTACACCTGAAATAGTTTCTATTGTATCTTCTTTTTCTATTGTAATCCCAATTTTATCAACTTCATCCATTTTTAAAATTGTCCCACCTGATCCTGTATCTAATAAAATATTATCTAATGTTATTGAGTTACCCTTATATTCAATTGTAATTTCACAAAATGGCAAACCATATTTATAATCTAATTTAACCATATTTCCTAACTCCTATCCAGCTTCGTTCTTCTATTATCAATTCCGTATTCTTAGTATGATAAACATACATCTCCCTTGATTTATCCTTCTTATGCATTTTAGAATACTCTTTTAAAGCTTCTCTACTATCATCAAATGAATTAATAACTGAAAGATCTTCTATGATTCTTTTTCCATCCTTTGAACATGCTTCTATAGCTTCAAATAACAACCATTTATTTGGATGCTTTTTTACTGCTTCAGTCCATTTCAAAACAATACACTCCTTTCGATTAAGAGATTGTAAATTTCTTTTATCATAAATATCTTCTATCTATATATTACCCTTTTTCAGCTTTTTTCTCCAGTAAGGTGAGTTAAATCAAGACATATCACAGTTTTTCAATAGTCCAATTGTGGAGACATTTTTAGTATTGTTATTTGTAATGTTATTGTTGGAGAATAATTGAATGAATGAGGGGCTGAGTCAGGTGACGGTCTCCTGACTCAGTTAGTTCTATTTTGTTTTATATTATGTTTACAATTATACCTATTGTGGTATGACAAGAACAAGGTAATCGATACCGTAAAGGTGCGGTTGCCACGATGGTGATTTAAAAAGTTTTAATCACTCTGCATGGCCGTGTAGGGTTATTATTTTTTTCAAGCTATTCCGAAATTGGAATAGTTAATTATCCTCTTTACCGAGATTAATATATTCAGATCCTTCAAGTTGTTTAATTGCTTTCTACAATATGTTATACTTCGTCCAAGTGCTTCTGTTACCCTCTTAGTTGGTAACCTGGTCATTATATTCATCATCATATATCTATTATTTTAGAAAAGTCATGAAATATGTGATATAGGGTAATGTCATTATGACAATATTTATATTTACCAGTATAAACATTATCTGACTTTTTTATAAAATCCTCTATAATGCTTAATTCCGTTTTTGACCTTTGTATTAAATTAATTTTTCC is a window of Anaerosalibacter sp. Marseille-P3206 DNA encoding:
- a CDS encoding S8 family peptidase — encoded protein: MRRIRSSKICPILSAKLSSQALEVLPVIVQSNNNDFNLLNSLIQNMSGKIKNDLPLIGGISCNLSTEAIYRLAEDPNIEYISFDSQVFALMDIGTATIGGNLPHDKNYLGEGITVAVIDTGVSPHNDLTKPNDRIVGFKDLVNNKTSPYDDNGHGTHVAGIVGSNGYSSRGKYAGVAPKANILAVKALDENGSGSTSNIVKAISWVIETKSQYNTKVINLSLGSPANNPCSKDPLCKAVSKAVNSGIVVVVAAGNSGPLASSILSPGINPDVITVGAVDDKRTIDTSDDTIASFSSRGPTIDGLTKPDLVSPGVNIMSLSNKKADDYVSLSGTSMATPFVSGSVALMLEKDKNLSPKEVKRKLLDSCTDMKESKESQGVGMINLEKLFKDVPSGEKGKNELNQDISQFFNSPIVETFLVLLFVMLLLENN
- a CDS encoding transposase — encoded protein: MEFSLLKRAVKNPELMIRLLILQYLYNLSDGELILSQGTVP
- a CDS encoding DarT ssDNA thymidine ADP-ribosyltransferase family protein, with amino-acid sequence MVSYRQIIEEQRLKLNRSINWWPLYLYHFTDVHNAVSIIDKEYIFGRKLAYDENLMVSDNASASVIEITDETVLRYARLYMRPKTPTQFHNEGHKPESIRERGINANCPVPIFFFLDAEKTLSLDGVQFIEKGCKKS
- a CDS encoding macro domain-containing protein translates to MLTYIKGDLFSSPAQVLVNTVNTVGVMGKGIALEFKKRYPEMFKLYQKKCDDKSFDIGKLLLWKRGEKWVLLFPTKKHWRSPSKITYIEKGLEKFVQSYEKLGIESIAFPKLGCGNGGLDWNEVGPIMEKYLKNLPIHIYIYLDNYKESIPEHKKTLEIEKWLRKNTNSIGFTFIKEELQHAINENSELFINDSLLKHISWKEDGIHLINGDEIVIPEEDLCDFWYYIRNVGVIEIDRLPERFTSYGPIMLDILKRLDYVQPIIIMNNDTESIETSNGYQYISSWDGEN
- a CDS encoding ParA family protein codes for the protein MELKFNGLFFITQKGGRKTTTALNLGYALSEEGKEVILIDFVYK
- a CDS encoding retropepsin-like aspartic protease; protein product: MVKLDYKYGLPFCEITIEYKGNSITLDNILLDTGSGGTILKMDEVDKIGITIEKEDTIETISGVGGIEFVYKKEIDKIRFGILTIENFNIEIGVMDYGFEINGIIGMDFMKHIGTIIDLEKMIVSVRDNDENN